The Amblyomma americanum isolate KBUSLIRL-KWMA chromosome 5, ASM5285725v1, whole genome shotgun sequence genome window below encodes:
- the LOC144132731 gene encoding uncharacterized protein LOC144132731: MTDNSRPEKDALHETWPSARQLLCHFHVLQAEWRWLTSTKNQAAKEERRHLMRAFQKILYAKTMEELQTAKEELHCHKHEAFIKRVETFLQHQQEWVLLYRAGTVTRGHNTNNYSEASIRILKDIVLCRTKAYNAVALVEFTITTWEKYFEARLLRHAHNRDSSHRVAFQHLLQKLPNDFTKSIVQVDGALYSVPSSSGTSSYEVDADIGFCSCWRGSQGAFCKHQAAVQKAFGGCFPNSPELTPEDRRRLGYLALGDRCPNIEFFLPMMPGGNEEVTVACTSAHSEQAMHADVSQLPESPPGPFPDRKEKPEDMEEKYCALEKELRRVHKLAEDSAVYPKLLDAVAAQLKNVTTSSGAHALLLKLKASSAADRRRGQIIRVQPTSLARRRPGLPRGSKRVPAGRPLTAGQARKIKRGHKLGSSIQENVPGAKSH; encoded by the exons ATGACCGACAATTCAAGACCCGAAAAAGATGCCCTACATGAAACATGGCCCAGCGCACGACAGCTGCTGTGCCACTTTCATGTTCTACAGGCCGAGTGGCGTTGGCTGACCTCCACAAAGAACCAGGCAGCCAAGGAAGAGCGACGTCACTTGATGAGAGCTTTTCAGAAG ATTCTGTATGCAAAAACAATGGAAGAGCTCCAGACAGCTAAGGAAGAGCTTCACTGCCACAAACACGAAGCCTTCATAAAGAGAGTGGAAACCTTCCTTCAACACCAGCAAGAGTGGGTGCTCCTCTACCGTGCAGGCACAGTCACCAGAGGCCATAACACGAATAATTATTCAGAGGCATCCATACGAATCCTGAAGGATATCGTTTTGTGCCGCACCAAGGCTTACAATGCAGTAGCCCTGGTAGAGTTTACGATCACAACTTGGGAAAAATATTTTGAGGCACGGTTGCTGAGGCATGCGCATAACCGTGACTCCTCCCACCGTGTTGCATTCCAGCACCTGCTGCAGAAGCTGCCCAATGATTTCACCAAGTCCATTGTACAGGTGGATGGCGCTTTGTATAGTGTGCCAAGCTCATCTGGCACCAGCTCTTATGAAGTGGATGCGGACATTGGCTTCTGCAGCTGCTGGAGAGGCAGCCAAGGTGCTTTTTGCAAGCATCAGGCTGCTGTCCAGAAGGCTTTTGGTGGCTGTTTTCCGAACAGCCCGGAGCTGACGCCCGAAGACCGCCGACGGCTCGGCTACCTGGCACTGGGTGATCGTTGCCCAAACATAGAATTCTTTCTTCCAATGATGCCAGGAGGCAATGAAGAGGTCACAGTAGCCTGTACATCGGCACACAGTGAACAGGCTATGCATGCAGATGTGAGCCAGCTGCCAGAATCTCCTCCCGGGCCATTTCCAGACAGGAAAGAGAAACCTGAG GACATGGAGGAAAAATACTGTGCACTTGAAAAGGAGCTGCGACGTGTGCACAAGCTGGCTGAAGACAGCGCTGTTTATCCGAAACTACTGGATGCAGTCGCTGCACAGCTCAAAAATGTGACAACAAGTAGTGGtgcacatgctcttctgctgaagcTAAAGGCCTCCTCTGCAGCAGATAGGAGGCGTGGCCAAATAATAAGAGTACAGCCAACAAGCCTGGCAAGGCGCCGGCCTGGCCTACCAAGGGGCTCGAAACGCGTTCCTGCTGGGCGGCCACTCACAGCAGGACAAGCAAGAAAAATCAAACGTGGCCACAAATTGGGCAGTAGCATTCAGGAAAATGTACCGGGGGCAAAAAGTCACTAG
- the LOC144134228 gene encoding uncharacterized protein LOC144134228 gives MDLGPSTSSQGDEPAAGALECVEDCRSSTSDVKVLRCNLLDGKAAELWVRQYSTNTNTSWICEKIQTKCTRMVFHKVWRCQHNPRDKSSHRNTSCPAKLDIKIKKVNRDTMKNDLFLCRQTPLQAVVKVSQHNHSLQSADSLRLLRPSEETKTAFQEYFEDGMTTAQAISHHERVLTGKPNGHTLLANSMANPPPRSVYRWHQEWRSQKYRPQGNPSLKLQENKPRYLAQGTDVSITSVADDSWAVLVVTPIMHRAQQLESARDIIFVDSTSSCDETRSTITVLLTATKAGAVPIALVIHSSQTREGYKQAFQQLKSQHPLCFGKSLVCCFIEL, from the exons ATGGACCTTGGGCCATCCACATCTTCGCAGGGGGATGAACCGGCCGCCGGCGCTCTAGAGTGCGTGGAAGATTGCAGGTCATCCACTAGTGATGTGAAGGTGCTCCGCTGCAACTTGTTGGATGGAAAAGCCGCAGAACTGTGGGTGCGCCAATATAGCACGAACACTAACACCTCCTGGATTTGCGAGAAGATCCAAACAAAATGCACCAG GATGGTCTTCCACAAGGTGTGGCGGTGCCAGCATAATCCACGTGACAAATCGTCACACCGCAACACCTCGTGCCCAGCGAAGCTGGATATCAAGATTAAAAAAGTGAATCGCGACACTATGAAAAATGACCTGTTCCTCTGCCGGCAGACACCTCTACAGGCCGTTGTAAAGGTGTCGCAACACAACCACAGCCTGCAGTCAGCTGACTCACTAAGACTTCTTCGACCCAGCGAAGAAACAAAAACTGCTTTTCAAGAATATTTTGAAGATGGAATGACGACAGCTCAAGCAATAAGCCACCATGAGAGGGTTCTCACTGGAAAACCAAATGGGCACACCCTGCTGGCAAATTCCATGGCCAACCCACCACCAAGGAGTGTTTACCGGTGGCACCAGGAATGGCGGAGTCAAAAATATAGACCCCAGGGTAACCCGTCTTTAAAGCTGCAGGAAAACAAGCCCAGGTATTTAGCCCAAG GGACAGATGTCAGCATCACGAGTGTGGCAGATGACAGCTGGGCAGTCCTTGTCGTCACACCCATCATGCATCGAGCCCAGCAGCTGGAGTCCGCACGTGACATTATATTCGTGGACTCTACATCATCATGTGACGAAACTAGGAGCACCATAACGGTGCTGCTGACAGCCACAAAGGCAGGGGCAGTGCCTATTGCACTCGTCATACACAGCTCCCAGACCAGGGAGGGGTACAAACAGGCCTTCCAGCAACTCAAAAGCCAGCATCCATTATGCTTTGGAAAGAGCCTGGTTTGTTGCTTTATTGAATTATGA